From a region of the Constantimarinum furrinae genome:
- a CDS encoding metallophosphoesterase family protein yields the protein MKKINIIITILTALLFIGCASHAPKYREIESTNTTPSKNKEIDRTFYLIGNAGFSKEEHNQTLTAFKKYISSEKTKDSYTIFLGNSFYPGGLPDKNAEANAEAKKRLEPQLNALKDFKGKVVVLPGNLDWRSSVDGLENEEDLLEEKLNAEDILQPNNGCPLESVEVGDNIQLIIIDSQWYLENWNDHPKMNDKCEIKTRAKFFVEVEGELKKNKHKTIIFAMHHPLMTNGPYGGRYGAINQLLPVPGLASLIYQIRSQGAISKQDRYNESYHELMSRLNILAKDHERMVFVSGHEKSLQYLEDDNIKQIISGSGGDETRAALGETGLFSYGGRGFAVLDVYKDGTSSVRFIKTDENAEVTTLFQKEIIEAEKEYDLSGLPKTYPNTVKASVYEDDRVEKTGFYKTVWGDHYRKIYGTEVTAKVALLDTLYGGLTVERAGGGHQTRSLRLKDKEGRDYNMRALRKSAVQFLQTVILKDKEVEDGFRNTIPEDLILDFYTAAHPYGAFTIPKLSDAAGVFHTNPKLYYIPKQKALGKFNEDYGDELYMIVERPDKPYDGAIFNYADDIESTDDMLEKLREDEENVLDEKAYIRARMFDMLIGDWDRHNDQWRFAEFKDRDGKDLFVPIPRDRDQVYANFDGGLLDLVRVLFSTSRQFQVYGEELKHTKWFNNAGIKLDRAFVENYGREEWVAQAKFLQENITDEVIENAFMDLPEEARDETAAEIKNKLKGRRDNLVKIANEFYDYFSNLQTITGTDKDDHFEITRLENGETSIKVYRIKQGEKADLFVDRTFSRDDTREIWVYGLDDDDIFEVKGNGSRPIFIRLIGGQNNDTYKISNGRNIKIYDQKNKNNTIEERGGAAIRLTENYDFNTYDYTKQILSTNLFLPAIGFNPDDGFKIGVSNVYTVNGFQRNPFSQQHRFNAGYYFATQSWDINYEAEFANITKEWNFVIGGHYKNPNFSENFFGIGNETLNPEYENPDAFDLDYNRVRLGGYGAHIGITKDSQYGSTYRLETKFHSVEVENTPGRFISMFADPNIENPLYFLTAQGTYEYESYDNKVNPGRGMLFRLNLGGTQNLEDTDRIFGFADPLLVFYNGLTRDRKLVLKTQAQGQFRLGNDFEFYQGAQIGSDTGLRGYREERFTGRNAAVGSADLRYSFNTFRTGLSPIQIGVFGGYDVGRVWVSNDSSNVWHSDFGGGFWINAADVLSGTLNVFTGDEGVRITFGLAVSM from the coding sequence ATGAAGAAAATTAACATCATTATAACTATTCTTACTGCGCTTCTTTTTATCGGTTGTGCTTCACATGCTCCTAAATACAGGGAAATTGAATCCACAAACACCACTCCTTCAAAGAATAAGGAGATCGACAGGACCTTTTATCTAATAGGTAATGCGGGTTTTTCTAAAGAAGAACACAACCAGACCCTAACGGCCTTTAAAAAATATATCTCGTCGGAAAAGACTAAGGACAGTTATACCATTTTCCTCGGAAATAGCTTTTATCCTGGAGGATTACCCGATAAAAACGCTGAAGCAAATGCTGAAGCGAAGAAACGTCTGGAGCCGCAGTTGAACGCTCTGAAGGATTTTAAGGGAAAGGTGGTTGTATTACCGGGGAATCTTGATTGGAGATCCAGTGTCGACGGACTCGAAAACGAGGAGGATCTTCTGGAAGAAAAATTAAATGCCGAAGATATATTACAGCCAAATAATGGTTGTCCGCTGGAAAGTGTAGAAGTAGGCGATAATATTCAGCTTATTATTATAGATTCTCAATGGTACCTCGAAAATTGGAACGATCACCCTAAAATGAACGACAAATGCGAAATTAAAACCCGCGCCAAGTTCTTTGTGGAAGTTGAAGGGGAACTTAAAAAGAACAAACATAAAACCATAATTTTTGCGATGCATCACCCGCTTATGACCAATGGTCCCTACGGCGGACGTTATGGTGCGATCAATCAGTTATTGCCTGTTCCCGGATTGGCATCGCTCATATATCAGATTCGAAGTCAGGGAGCGATATCGAAACAAGACCGGTATAACGAAAGTTACCACGAATTGATGAGCCGACTAAATATACTCGCCAAAGATCATGAGCGCATGGTTTTTGTTTCCGGTCATGAAAAATCCTTGCAATATCTGGAAGATGACAATATCAAGCAGATCATTTCAGGATCTGGTGGCGATGAAACCAGAGCTGCGTTAGGCGAAACAGGTTTGTTTAGCTATGGCGGAAGAGGTTTTGCGGTTCTGGATGTATACAAGGATGGGACCTCATCGGTTCGTTTTATTAAAACTGACGAGAATGCTGAAGTTACAACCCTGTTTCAGAAAGAAATTATAGAAGCTGAAAAAGAATACGATCTTTCCGGCTTACCAAAAACGTATCCCAATACTGTAAAGGCTTCGGTCTATGAAGATGATCGCGTTGAGAAAACCGGGTTTTATAAAACCGTTTGGGGAGATCACTACCGAAAGATCTACGGAACCGAGGTCACTGCCAAAGTTGCCTTGCTGGACACGTTATATGGCGGACTTACCGTTGAAAGAGCAGGAGGAGGGCACCAAACCCGCTCATTGCGCCTAAAAGATAAAGAAGGCCGTGATTACAATATGCGTGCACTTCGGAAAAGCGCTGTTCAGTTTTTACAAACTGTTATTTTGAAGGATAAGGAGGTAGAAGATGGCTTCAGAAATACCATCCCTGAAGACCTCATACTCGATTTTTACACGGCTGCACATCCGTATGGAGCATTCACCATTCCGAAGTTGTCGGATGCCGCAGGCGTTTTTCATACCAATCCGAAGCTCTATTATATTCCGAAGCAAAAGGCACTGGGGAAATTCAATGAAGATTATGGTGATGAGCTATATATGATCGTAGAACGCCCGGATAAGCCTTACGACGGAGCGATTTTCAATTATGCCGATGACATTGAAAGTACAGACGATATGTTGGAAAAACTTCGGGAGGACGAAGAGAATGTTTTAGATGAAAAGGCATATATACGGGCCCGTATGTTCGATATGTTAATCGGGGACTGGGATCGGCATAACGACCAATGGCGCTTTGCAGAATTTAAAGACAGGGACGGGAAAGATCTATTTGTTCCAATCCCGAGAGACAGGGATCAGGTATATGCAAATTTCGACGGAGGTTTGTTAGACCTAGTAAGAGTACTGTTTAGTACATCGAGACAATTTCAGGTGTATGGCGAGGAACTGAAACACACCAAATGGTTTAATAATGCAGGTATAAAATTAGATAGAGCCTTTGTTGAGAATTACGGCAGGGAAGAATGGGTGGCTCAGGCGAAATTTCTTCAGGAAAATATTACCGATGAGGTCATTGAAAATGCGTTTATGGATCTTCCTGAAGAGGCAAGGGACGAAACTGCAGCCGAAATTAAAAATAAACTAAAAGGAAGACGGGATAATCTGGTTAAGATCGCAAACGAATTTTACGATTATTTTTCAAATCTGCAGACGATTACAGGAACCGATAAAGATGATCATTTCGAGATCACCAGACTGGAAAACGGGGAAACGAGTATCAAGGTGTATAGAATTAAACAGGGAGAAAAAGCAGATCTGTTTGTAGATCGCACCTTTTCACGTGATGACACTCGTGAGATCTGGGTATACGGGCTCGATGACGATGATATCTTTGAGGTCAAAGGAAATGGAAGTCGCCCCATCTTTATACGATTGATAGGAGGACAAAATAACGATACCTATAAGATATCAAATGGTAGAAACATAAAGATCTACGATCAAAAGAATAAAAATAATACTATTGAAGAACGAGGTGGTGCGGCTATTCGCTTAACCGAGAATTACGATTTCAACACTTACGATTATACGAAGCAGATACTGAGTACTAACCTGTTTTTACCTGCTATCGGGTTTAATCCCGACGACGGATTTAAAATTGGTGTCAGCAATGTGTACACGGTGAATGGTTTTCAGCGCAATCCATTTTCTCAACAACACCGTTTTAATGCCGGATACTATTTTGCGACACAAAGTTGGGACATCAATTATGAAGCTGAATTTGCCAACATTACCAAAGAATGGAATTTTGTAATTGGAGGTCATTATAAAAACCCTAATTTCTCTGAAAATTTCTTCGGAATAGGAAATGAAACCTTGAATCCTGAATATGAAAACCCCGATGCCTTTGATCTTGATTACAACCGGGTACGCCTGGGAGGATATGGTGCGCATATAGGAATCACCAAGGATTCTCAATATGGAAGTACCTATAGATTGGAAACTAAATTTCATTCGGTAGAAGTAGAAAACACACCGGGAAGATTCATATCAATGTTTGCCGATCCGAATATAGAAAATCCGTTATATTTTTTAACGGCCCAGGGAACTTACGAATACGAAAGCTATGACAACAAAGTGAATCCCGGTAGGGGAATGTTATTTCGCCTTAATCTGGGGGGAACACAAAATCTGGAAGACACTGATAGGATATTTGGTTTTGCAGATCCGTTACTGGTTTTCTACAACGGACTTACACGAGACAGAAAGTTGGTTTTAAAGACACAGGCTCAGGGGCAATTCAGATTAGGAAACGATTTCGAATTCTATCAGGGTGCCCAAATTGGTTCCGATACAGGACTAAGGGGATATCGTGAAGAACGATTTACAGGCAGAAATGCCGCCGTGGGAAGTGCCGATCTGCGATACAGTTTTAATACATTCCGTACAGGCTTATCACCCATTCAAATAGGTGTGTTTGGCGGATATGATGTGGGTAGAGTATGGGTTTCTAATGATTCTTCTAATGTTTGGCATAGCGATTTTGGTGGTGGATTTTGGATAAATG
- a CDS encoding Pycsar system effector family protein, protein MSNIIEATDEFVLNLFKDKLPSTFVYHNYTHTKRVYKSINEIIEDSQFNVKDATILRLAALLHDTGYIEKREGHEEESVRIATEFLESQDVEKDIIEGVQNCIMATKFKGTPKGKLEQIIRDADSSHFGKDYFQEASDFLRQELKSQGIRNYSPREWRDENIKVLIEKHQFYSDYALKNWQPVKEENLAKLMKERKKDSKKLKKEQIKAQMKAKYKDASPERGIQTFYRVALRNHIKLSDIADTKANILLSVNAIIISLILANLFSKFDTNSYLVWPTTVFVLSSAVTMILAVIATRPNVTRGEFTKEDVANKSVNLTFFGNFHKMKLEDYQWAINELLKDRDYVYSSLTKDLYFLGKVLDRKYRILRLTYTIFVIGTIISIIAFGISFGVADISVEEVSKIVDPEA, encoded by the coding sequence ATGAGTAACATCATTGAAGCAACAGATGAATTCGTTCTAAATCTTTTTAAAGATAAGCTTCCAAGTACGTTTGTATACCATAATTATACCCATACAAAACGCGTATATAAAAGTATAAATGAAATTATTGAAGATTCACAATTTAATGTTAAAGATGCTACAATCCTGCGTTTAGCGGCATTATTGCATGATACCGGATACATTGAAAAACGCGAAGGACATGAGGAGGAAAGTGTTAGGATCGCAACTGAATTTCTCGAATCTCAGGATGTTGAAAAAGATATAATTGAGGGGGTTCAGAATTGCATCATGGCCACCAAATTCAAAGGAACTCCGAAAGGAAAATTAGAGCAAATAATTAGAGACGCCGATTCTTCACATTTTGGAAAGGATTATTTCCAGGAAGCGAGCGACTTTTTGAGACAAGAGCTCAAATCGCAGGGTATTCGAAATTATTCTCCCAGAGAATGGCGGGATGAAAATATAAAGGTTCTCATTGAAAAGCATCAGTTCTATAGTGATTATGCATTAAAAAACTGGCAACCCGTTAAGGAGGAGAATCTTGCCAAGCTGATGAAAGAACGAAAAAAGGACAGCAAAAAACTTAAAAAGGAGCAAATAAAGGCACAAATGAAAGCCAAGTATAAGGATGCAAGTCCCGAGCGAGGAATTCAGACCTTTTACCGTGTCGCTTTGAGAAACCATATAAAGTTAAGTGATATCGCCGATACCAAAGCGAACATCCTGCTGTCTGTAAATGCCATTATTATTTCGCTTATTCTGGCCAATTTATTTTCCAAGTTCGACACCAATTCGTATCTGGTTTGGCCAACGACAGTTTTTGTACTGTCTAGTGCTGTGACTATGATCCTGGCAGTAATTGCCACGAGACCAAACGTTACCAGGGGAGAATTTACCAAAGAAGATGTTGCGAATAAGAGCGTGAACCTTACCTTTTTCGGAAATTTTCACAAGATGAAGCTCGAGGATTACCAATGGGCTATTAATGAGCTCCTAAAAGACCGTGACTATGTGTATTCTTCACTTACTAAGGATCTTTATTTCCTAGGGAAGGTACTCGACAGAAAATACAGAATATTGCGCCTCACTTATACCATATTCGTAATTGGCACCATCATATCGATCATTGCCTTCGGAATTTCATTTGGGGTAGCAGATATTTCGGTAGAGGAAGTTAGTAAGATCGTCGACCCGGAAGCGTAA